In a genomic window of Plasmodium malariae genome assembly, chromosome: 4:
- the PmUG01_04030200 gene encoding Plasmodium exported protein, unknown function, producing the protein MCRYVDVLHTKNWRYTFIYIFKSVISGITCQDRYRIRYKRIIAGKKEEIWRKTFSIQLEPASSDKKNENCRKKKPLGQEKKNTQSVDKLAFLCRKITKAWKTTIVEMENTYKEKTKKMDKAWKQDMWTRKWSKYLENTHKLISSKLNSPDLSIRDKEKIAEIWIFWAKTDFNVFLNHVISEWNSNYNTIEESAQEVAKMKK; encoded by the exons ATGTGCCGATATGTAGATGTACTACACACAAAAAACTGGCGATACACCTTTAT atatatttttaaaagtgtTATTAGTGGAATTACATGTCAAGATAGATACAGAATAAGATATAAGAGAATAATAGctggaaaaaaagaagaaatatgGAGAAAAACTTTTTCTATACAATTAGAACCAGCATCATCTGATAAAAAGAATGAGaattgtagaaaaaaaaaaccattaggacaggaaaaaaaaaatactcaaAGTGTGGATAAGTTAGCATTTTTATGTAGAAAAATAACTAAAGCATGGAAAACAACTATTGTAGAGATGGAAAATACGTATAaggagaaaacaaaaaaaatggacAAAGCATGGAAACAGGATATGTGGACTAGGAAATGGTCTAAGTATTTAGAAAATACCCATAAATTAATAAGTTCTAAATTGAATAGTCCAGATCTGTCCATACGTGACAAGGAAAAAATTGCAGAAATATGGATATTTTGGGCTAAAACagattttaatgtttttttaaatcatgtTATATCAGAATGGAATAGTAACTATAATACAATCGAAGAATCTGCTCAAGAAGTAGcaaagatgaaaaaataa